The following proteins are co-located in the Desulfovermiculus halophilus DSM 18834 genome:
- a CDS encoding acyl-CoA thioesterase, translating into MARVQIDLPSEYAFHTQIPLRVNDINFGGHMGNDAVLTLAQEARTRFFVHFGFTEQDVNGFGILIADAAIVYRAQAFYGDILGVDLGITDIGRKGCDLTYLFTNTASGTEVARAKTGTVFFDYGTQKVVRIPPVFLHRLGLQELTE; encoded by the coding sequence ATGGCTAGAGTACAGATTGACCTTCCTTCCGAATATGCATTTCATACCCAGATCCCCCTGCGCGTAAACGACATTAATTTCGGCGGACATATGGGCAATGACGCCGTCTTGACCCTGGCCCAGGAGGCCAGGACCAGGTTCTTCGTTCACTTCGGCTTTACGGAGCAGGATGTAAACGGGTTCGGAATCCTGATTGCCGATGCGGCCATTGTCTACAGGGCCCAGGCTTTTTACGGCGACATCCTCGGGGTGGATCTGGGCATAACCGATATCGGGCGCAAAGGGTGCGACCTGACCTATCTGTTCACCAACACGGCGTCCGGAACAGAAGTGGCCAGGGCCAAAACCGGGACCGTCTTTTTTGACTACGGCACACAGAAGGTGGTTCGTATTCCGCCGGTTTTCCTCCACCGTTTGGGCCTTCAGGAATTGACTGAATAA
- a CDS encoding Lon protease family protein, producing the protein MEHRELSSVQLYKSCDVSGFAFETTAELNPIRDLSQGIGQPRAVQALKFGVGIDQHGYNIYALGPSGMGKHTFVRQYLSGQLQDAPTPADLCYVNNFDIPGKPRLLNLPPGWGGRLASDMDHLREEVPNVLKGAFESEEYQNRLQALQQEFKEYQQSVFEDLSKKAKERGLTLIRMPSGFGFAPVRDGEVVPPEEFQKLPEEEQKKIQNDIEEMQNESQRMFQKFPAWQRDMRQKISDLNDEVAGYAVGPLLDEIRDKYTEVSAVGEYLNAVQRDIVDNVRSILESDSQQEEGQAQQSGAGFGSGPGGGRGQAGSFGPMRRYKVNVLVDNSQSSGAPVIYEDNPTCANLVGRVEHQPMMGALITDFNLIKPGALHRANGGALILDAHKVLTQPGAWDGLKRALISQKIRIESLAEMFSLISTISLEPEPVPLKVKVVLVGNPLIYYILKEFDPEFGKLFKVAADFDFSMQWDREHQDLFARFMAGVAEQEGLMPLNRSGVARLLEYSARKAQDQTKLSTHVQGLTDMMREADFWARENSRESIAAQDVQQAIDASVYRSDLMRERVQESISRGVMLIDTQGWQAGQINGLSVVMLGDFMFGRPNRITARVRLGKGEVMDIEREAKLSGPIHSKGVLILSGFLGARYAADRPLSLSATLVFEQSYGGIEGDSASSAELYCLLSAIAGIPINQSLAVTGSVNQHGQVQAIGGVNEKIEGFFDICRERGLSGEQGVLIPASNVEHLMLRRDVRDAVEVGRFHIYQVQTIDQGIELLTGLEAGESDDAGGYPPGSVNGRVQRRLHELSEKREQFGTGKDQGGQP; encoded by the coding sequence ATGGAGCACAGGGAATTGTCTTCGGTTCAGTTGTACAAAAGTTGCGATGTGTCCGGGTTCGCCTTTGAAACCACAGCCGAGCTGAACCCCATCCGGGATTTGAGTCAGGGGATAGGGCAACCCCGAGCGGTACAGGCCTTGAAGTTCGGGGTGGGCATAGATCAGCACGGATACAATATCTATGCCCTGGGGCCGAGCGGAATGGGCAAGCACACCTTCGTCCGTCAGTACTTGTCCGGACAGCTGCAGGATGCGCCCACTCCGGCGGATCTGTGCTATGTGAACAACTTCGATATCCCGGGAAAGCCCAGGCTGCTCAACCTCCCCCCCGGATGGGGCGGCCGCCTGGCCTCGGATATGGATCACCTTAGAGAGGAAGTCCCCAATGTCCTCAAAGGGGCCTTTGAGAGCGAGGAGTACCAGAACCGCCTGCAGGCCCTGCAGCAGGAATTCAAGGAGTACCAGCAAAGCGTGTTTGAAGATCTCTCCAAAAAGGCCAAGGAGCGGGGCCTGACCCTGATCCGGATGCCGAGCGGGTTCGGATTCGCCCCGGTCCGGGATGGAGAGGTGGTTCCTCCGGAGGAGTTCCAGAAGCTGCCCGAGGAGGAGCAGAAGAAGATCCAGAACGATATCGAGGAAATGCAGAACGAATCGCAGCGCATGTTCCAGAAGTTCCCGGCCTGGCAGCGGGACATGCGCCAGAAGATCTCCGACTTGAACGATGAAGTGGCCGGGTATGCCGTTGGGCCGCTTTTGGACGAGATCAGGGACAAGTATACCGAGGTGTCTGCGGTGGGGGAGTATCTCAATGCTGTGCAAAGGGATATCGTCGACAATGTCCGGTCCATTCTGGAGTCGGACAGTCAACAGGAGGAGGGGCAGGCCCAGCAGTCTGGGGCCGGATTCGGGTCCGGTCCCGGAGGGGGCAGGGGGCAGGCCGGGAGCTTCGGCCCGATGCGCAGGTACAAGGTCAATGTCCTGGTGGACAACAGCCAAAGCTCTGGAGCGCCGGTCATTTACGAGGACAACCCGACTTGCGCCAATCTTGTGGGCCGGGTTGAGCACCAGCCGATGATGGGGGCCCTGATCACGGATTTCAACCTGATCAAGCCCGGGGCCCTGCACCGGGCCAACGGAGGGGCCCTGATCCTGGACGCCCACAAGGTCTTGACCCAGCCCGGGGCCTGGGACGGGCTGAAGCGGGCCCTTATATCCCAGAAGATCAGGATTGAGTCCCTGGCCGAGATGTTCAGCCTGATCAGCACCATCTCCCTGGAGCCGGAGCCGGTTCCCCTCAAGGTGAAGGTGGTTCTGGTGGGCAATCCTTTGATCTACTATATCCTCAAGGAGTTCGATCCGGAGTTCGGCAAGCTGTTCAAGGTGGCCGCAGACTTTGACTTCAGCATGCAATGGGACCGTGAGCACCAGGACCTCTTTGCCCGGTTCATGGCCGGGGTGGCCGAGCAGGAGGGGCTCATGCCCCTGAACCGCTCCGGGGTGGCCAGGCTTTTGGAGTACAGCGCCCGCAAGGCCCAGGATCAGACCAAGCTGTCCACCCACGTCCAGGGCCTGACCGACATGATGCGGGAGGCGGATTTCTGGGCCAGGGAGAACAGCCGGGAATCAATTGCGGCCCAGGATGTGCAGCAGGCCATTGATGCATCCGTTTATCGCTCGGATCTGATGCGGGAGCGGGTCCAGGAAAGCATCAGCCGCGGAGTCATGCTCATCGATACCCAGGGATGGCAGGCGGGACAGATCAACGGGCTGTCGGTGGTTATGCTCGGGGACTTCATGTTCGGACGGCCAAACCGGATCACAGCCCGGGTCAGGCTGGGCAAGGGGGAAGTCATGGATATCGAGCGGGAGGCCAAGCTCAGCGGCCCCATCCACTCCAAGGGGGTGCTCATCCTGTCCGGATTTCTGGGGGCCAGGTATGCCGCGGACCGTCCTTTGTCCCTTTCGGCCACCCTGGTATTTGAGCAATCCTACGGCGGGATCGAGGGCGACAGCGCGTCTTCGGCTGAGCTGTACTGCCTGCTTTCGGCCATTGCCGGGATTCCCATCAATCAGTCCCTGGCCGTGACCGGATCGGTGAATCAGCACGGCCAGGTCCAGGCCATTGGAGGGGTGAACGAGAAGATCGAGGGCTTTTTCGATATCTGCCGGGAGCGGGGACTGAGCGGAGAGCAGGGGGTGCTGATCCCTGCCTCCAATGTGGAGCATCTCATGCTGCGCCGGGATGTCCGGGACGCTGTGGAGGTGGGACGATTTCATATCTACCAGGTGCAGACCATTGATCAGGGCATTGAGCTTTTGACCGGTCTGGAGGCTGGAGAGTCTGATGATGCAGGCGGATATCCGCCGGGCAGCGTGAACGGCAGGGTGCAGAGACGGCTGCATGAGCTCTCGGAGAAGCGGGAGCAGTTCGGAACTGGCAAGGACCAAGGAGGCCAGCCGTGA
- a CDS encoding universal stress protein gives MNQNSLSFSLHRILVPLDASENSLTALDTAAELAAVLNAELEGLFVEDINVLQLCEFPFAREMSFVAPRFRPVDRAETERQLRIQAKRVQKLLSEAAERFHVPWKFRVTRGGVPAEVLAAAEEADLTILGRSGRSLSGRRGVGTTVRTVVSQGRGMTLIIQQGMRFQPPVQVVFTGSGNAEKALILAVDLGRKKDIPVVVLVPGDPEDQERLQKRAKELIAGRGGRASLHILPSPLDWSRIDQVVRLHGPGPLFLPCEEPQLHGEELQALVDAVQNPVLLVRSA, from the coding sequence GTGAATCAAAACTCCCTTTCCTTTTCTCTGCATCGCATCCTGGTCCCCCTGGACGCATCGGAGAACAGCCTGACCGCCCTGGACACGGCAGCGGAGCTGGCCGCTGTGCTGAACGCGGAGCTGGAAGGGCTGTTTGTGGAGGATATCAATGTCCTTCAGCTGTGCGAATTTCCCTTTGCCCGGGAGATGTCCTTTGTGGCCCCCAGATTCCGGCCCGTCGACCGGGCGGAGACGGAGCGTCAGCTGCGCATCCAGGCGAAGCGGGTGCAAAAGCTGTTGTCCGAGGCTGCCGAGCGCTTTCATGTGCCCTGGAAGTTCCGGGTGACCAGGGGCGGGGTGCCGGCGGAGGTTCTGGCCGCAGCTGAGGAGGCGGATCTGACCATTCTGGGCAGATCAGGGCGCTCCTTGTCCGGACGCCGGGGGGTGGGGACCACGGTGCGCACGGTGGTCAGCCAGGGCCGGGGGATGACCCTGATCATTCAGCAGGGCATGCGGTTTCAGCCTCCGGTTCAGGTTGTGTTTACCGGATCCGGGAATGCGGAAAAAGCCCTGATCCTGGCCGTGGATCTGGGCCGGAAAAAGGATATACCGGTGGTCGTCCTTGTACCCGGAGACCCGGAGGACCAAGAGCGGCTTCAGAAACGGGCCAAAGAGCTGATTGCCGGCCGCGGAGGCCGGGCCAGCCTGCATATTCTGCCCAGTCCCCTGGATTGGAGCCGGATCGATCAGGTGGTGCGTCTGCACGGTCCGGGGCCGCTGTTTCTGCCCTGCGAAGAGCCGCAGCTGCACGGCGAGGAGCTGCAGGCCCTGGTTGATGCAGTTCAAAACCCAGTCCTGCTGGTTCGTTCTGCATAA
- a CDS encoding universal stress protein, which produces MEHTILWPTEMSTSSLKALPHVLSLAEKYSSTVVVLYVAPDLLSLFPAYGNYPSAEHIQRFQDWEADKAKKGLQEICSKELNACRNVTFKVLRGDAAQEILKAAREEGVDMIVLSSRGHSFDTVGTVGSGFGSVAKKVAEESPVPVVLINPDTSGGQ; this is translated from the coding sequence ATGGAACACACGATTCTTTGGCCCACAGAGATGTCCACAAGTTCACTCAAGGCCCTGCCCCATGTACTCTCCCTGGCCGAGAAGTACTCGTCCACAGTTGTCGTTCTTTATGTGGCCCCTGATCTGCTTTCCCTGTTTCCAGCCTATGGCAATTACCCCAGCGCAGAGCACATACAGAGGTTTCAAGACTGGGAGGCGGACAAGGCAAAGAAGGGTCTGCAGGAGATCTGCTCCAAGGAGCTCAATGCCTGCCGGAATGTCACCTTCAAGGTCCTGCGGGGGGATGCGGCCCAGGAAATACTCAAGGCCGCACGAGAGGAGGGAGTGGACATGATTGTTCTCAGCAGCAGGGGGCATTCTTTTGACACTGTGGGGACTGTGGGAAGCGGGTTCGGCAGTGTGGCCAAGAAGGTGGCCGAGGAGTCCCCGGTGCCCGTGGTCTTGATCAATCCGGACACGTCCGGAGGGCAATGA
- a CDS encoding sodium-dependent transporter codes for MAQREQWGTRAGFIMAAVGSAIGLGNIWRFPYMAYDNGGGAFLIPYFFALLTAGIPIIIMEFGLGHKFKGSAPMSFAKAKKKWEWLGWWQVFVSFIISIYYAAVIAWALNYALLATNLGWGEDTQDFFFNQFLQLSSSPMEWGNIVWPIFVAGVLVWFITWLALFSGVKKGIEFANKIFMPVLFVLLLIMLGRAVTLEGASEGLQWLFRPDFSAILDYQVWTAAYGQIFFTLSICFAIMITYSSYLPDESDINNNGMMTAFINCGFSLLAGIMIFAVLGYMATQQGVGVQDVAGAGVGLAFITIPKAISLLPGASFFGILFFVALVFAGLSSMISITEACCSGLMDKFGWGRRPTTSLFCIIGFMLSLVFMTQGGLLVLDIVDHFINNFGIVFAGLVEVILLSWFFRLDSIREHANSMSDFHIGTGWNFCLKVITPIVLGYMAIANLVGDIRTAYGGYPGSALLIFGWVIVVGIVGLSFVMQSGRSCAADE; via the coding sequence ATGGCACAGCGAGAACAGTGGGGAACGAGAGCCGGTTTCATAATGGCCGCTGTGGGATCGGCTATAGGTCTGGGCAATATCTGGCGGTTTCCGTACATGGCCTACGACAATGGGGGAGGGGCGTTTCTCATCCCCTATTTTTTTGCCCTGCTAACTGCCGGGATCCCGATCATCATCATGGAGTTCGGGCTGGGGCATAAGTTCAAGGGCTCCGCTCCCATGTCCTTTGCCAAGGCCAAAAAGAAATGGGAATGGCTTGGATGGTGGCAGGTCTTTGTTTCTTTCATTATCTCCATCTATTACGCCGCGGTCATTGCCTGGGCCTTGAACTACGCCCTGCTGGCGACCAACCTGGGATGGGGGGAAGATACCCAGGACTTCTTCTTCAACCAGTTCCTGCAGCTGTCCTCCAGTCCCATGGAATGGGGGAATATAGTCTGGCCCATATTCGTGGCCGGGGTCTTAGTCTGGTTCATTACCTGGCTGGCCCTGTTCAGTGGGGTGAAGAAGGGGATTGAGTTCGCCAACAAGATCTTCATGCCCGTGCTCTTTGTTTTGCTGCTCATCATGCTGGGCCGGGCGGTGACCCTGGAGGGCGCCTCTGAAGGGCTGCAATGGCTCTTCCGTCCGGATTTCAGCGCGATATTGGACTATCAGGTCTGGACCGCGGCATATGGGCAGATCTTCTTTACCCTGAGCATCTGTTTTGCGATCATGATCACCTACTCCAGCTACCTGCCGGATGAATCGGACATCAACAACAACGGGATGATGACCGCGTTCATTAACTGCGGGTTCAGTTTGCTGGCCGGGATCATGATCTTTGCAGTCCTTGGCTACATGGCCACGCAACAGGGTGTTGGGGTCCAGGATGTGGCCGGAGCAGGCGTCGGGCTGGCCTTTATCACCATTCCCAAGGCCATCAGCCTCCTGCCCGGGGCCAGCTTTTTCGGGATTCTCTTTTTCGTCGCCCTGGTGTTCGCCGGCTTGTCCTCCATGATCTCCATCACCGAGGCCTGCTGCTCCGGCCTGATGGACAAGTTCGGCTGGGGGCGCAGGCCGACCACCTCTCTGTTCTGCATCATCGGGTTCATGCTCAGCCTTGTGTTCATGACCCAGGGCGGACTCCTGGTCCTGGATATCGTGGACCACTTCATCAACAATTTTGGAATCGTCTTTGCCGGACTGGTGGAAGTTATTCTTTTGTCCTGGTTTTTCCGGCTGGACTCCATCCGTGAACATGCCAACTCGATGTCTGACTTTCATATCGGTACCGGGTGGAACTTCTGTCTGAAAGTGATAACCCCCATTGTCCTGGGATATATGGCCATCGCCAATCTGGTGGGAGACATCCGGACGGCATACGGCGGCTATCCGGGCAGTGCCCTGCTCATCTTCGGCTGGGTAATCGTGGTCGGCATAGTGGGATTGAGCTTTGTCATGCAGAGCGGGCGAAGCTGCGCGGCCGATGAATAG
- a CDS encoding MetS family NSS transporter small subunit, whose protein sequence is MSGGAIFMMIFGLVVTWGGAAICIRYALKKRHM, encoded by the coding sequence ATGAGCGGTGGGGCTATATTCATGATGATCTTTGGCTTGGTTGTAACCTGGGGCGGAGCGGCAATCTGCATACGCTATGCACTGAAAAAACGGCACATGTAG
- a CDS encoding phosphoadenosine phosphosulfate reductase family protein, producing the protein MTLEEKIRLSSWYLEQAVSMADPQRIAVAWTGGKDSTVALALWKELLQGHGFTSVPARAVNLDTGLKFPEVLAFRDEIADAWDIALSIVKPDVDVADYPVAADPVQCCNDLKVTPLRRAVSDMDIAVLITGVRADEHTDRAGRSWHESRDDPAHVQLNPLIHWTEMDIWSFTLERGLPYCPLYNHGYRSLGCRPCTAAAQGDERSGRSREKEDRLHLLRSLGYF; encoded by the coding sequence ATGACGTTGGAAGAGAAAATCCGCCTGTCCTCTTGGTATCTGGAACAGGCAGTATCCATGGCCGATCCGCAGCGGATCGCCGTGGCCTGGACCGGAGGAAAGGACTCGACCGTTGCCCTGGCCCTGTGGAAGGAACTCCTCCAGGGCCATGGTTTCACATCGGTTCCGGCCCGGGCCGTGAACCTGGATACCGGGCTCAAGTTCCCCGAGGTTCTGGCCTTTCGGGATGAGATCGCGGATGCCTGGGACATCGCCCTGTCCATTGTCAAGCCGGATGTTGATGTTGCAGACTATCCCGTGGCCGCCGACCCGGTTCAGTGCTGCAATGATCTGAAGGTCACGCCTCTGCGCAGAGCGGTGTCGGATATGGATATTGCCGTGCTCATTACCGGGGTCAGGGCTGATGAGCATACGGACCGGGCCGGCCGCTCATGGCACGAAAGCCGGGACGATCCGGCCCATGTGCAGCTCAATCCCCTCATCCATTGGACGGAAATGGATATCTGGTCCTTTACTTTGGAGCGGGGATTACCCTATTGTCCTCTCTACAACCACGGATACCGTTCCCTGGGGTGCCGTCCCTGCACGGCTGCGGCCCAAGGGGATGAGCGCTCGGGTCGGAGCCGGGAAAAAGAGGACAGGCTGCACCTTTTGCGCAGCTTGGGATATTTTTGA